From the Cryptomeria japonica chromosome 2, Sugi_1.0, whole genome shotgun sequence genome, one window contains:
- the LOC131051284 gene encoding transcription factor IBH1, whose protein sequence is MSAFKQMYLFRLLHALHCVRRSSLWNKMPAFRRRKNIRMAADVSLALTCKGSMWSRALFSQISSPRTRKMAAAEGMNNIPPLRPICRSPGLCSRLRQPFSVRKLGFRRFGAKTVKRVDSSAIARKIDGNRKEILQRLVPGGTSMNTCRLLKETADYIVALQAQVQIMQFLANAVVLN, encoded by the coding sequence ATGTCTGCATTTAAACAAATGTATTTATTTCGTCTGCTGCACGCACTGCACTGCGTGAGGCGTTCGAGCTTGTGGAACAAAATGCCGGCTTTCAGACGCCGGAAAAATATCAGAATGGCGGCGGATGTTTCTCTAGCTTTGACATGCAAGGGCTCCATGTGGAGCCGCGCTCTTTTTTCTCAGATTTCAAGCCCTAGAACTCGAAAAATGGCGGCCGCCGAGGGTATGAACAATATCCCCCCCCTGCGTCCAATTTGCCGCTCTCCGGGCCTCTGTTCAAGGCTAAGACAGCCCTTTTCTGTGAGAAAATTAGGATTTCGAAGATTCGGCGCTAAAACGGTGAAACGTGTAGATTCTTCGGCAATCGCAAGAAAGATTGATGGAAACCGAAAGGAGATTTTGCAGAGGCTTGTTCCTGGCGGAACATCTATGAATACCTGCCGTTTGCTCAAAGAAACTGCAGATTATATAGTTGCACTCCAAGCTCAGGTACAAATCATGCAATTTCTTGCTAATGCCGTTGTCCTAAACTGA